A stretch of DNA from Buchnera aphidicola (Cinara curtihirsuta):
TCTACCTGGAGATGGGATTGGACCTGAAGTTATGTCAGAGACATATAAAATTTTAGATGTTATAAATAAAAAATTTGATTTTAAAATAAAAACACATGAATTTGATATTGGCGGAATTGCATTTGATAAATTTGGAACTCCATTACCTAAAGAAACACTAGACGGATGTATAAAATCTGATGCAATTTTGTTTGGTTCTGTAGGTGGAGAAAAATGGACATGTTTATCACGAGATAAACAGCCTGAAACAGGCGCTTTATTGCCGCTTAGACGATTTTTTAACTTATTCATGAATATTAGGCCTATTAAATTAAATTTTGCTTTAAAACAGCTGTCACCATTAAAAAAAGAAATAATAAAAGATGGTTTTGATATTTTATGTATTCGTGAATTAATTGGAGGAATATATTTCGGGTTGCCTAAGGGTAGAAATACTTTTGATAAAAAAAATATTTCTGCTTTTGATACAGAAATTTATTCTACTAAAGAAATTGAACGAATTGCTAATATTGCTTTTCAATTATCTTTGAAAAGAAGAAAACTTGTTTTCTCTATAGATAAAGCTAATGTATTAGAGAGTTCTTCTTTATGGAGAGAAGTTGTAACAAAAGTTTCTAAAAATTTTCCTGAAGTAAAATTAATTCATTTATATGTAGATAATGCTGCAATGCAAATTATTAAAAATCCTAATCAATTTGATGTGATTTTATGTTCAAATTTATTTGGTGATATTCTATCAGATGAATGTGCGATGTTAACTGGTTCTGTTGGTATGCTTCCTTCCGCTAGTTTGAATAAAAATTTTTTTGGTTTATTTGAACCCGCTGGTGGTTCAGCTCCAGATTTAAAGGGTAAAAATATAGCAAATCCTATTGCTCAAATTCTTTCTTTAGCATTATTATGTGAATATTCTTTAAAACTTAATTATGTAGCTCAGTTTATTGAATTAGCAGTAATAAATACCTTAAAAAAAGGATATAGAACATTAGATATTTCTGATGGAAAGAATTACATTACAACTAAACAAATGGGTGATAATATTGCGCAAACATTATCTGAGATAATAAAATCATGAAAACAACGTTATATCAAAAAATATTTAATTCACATTTAGTTCATGAAGAAAAAGATATTACACCAATTATTTATATTGATTTACATTTAATTCATGAAGTAACATCTCCACAAGCATTTGATGGATTAAGATTAAAAAATAGAACTATTCGTAGATCAAATCAAACATTTGCAACTATGGATCATAATGTTTCAACATTATCAAGAAATATTAATTTATCTTCAAAAATGGCAAAAAAACAAATTAAAACATTAATAAAAAATTGTAAAGAATTTAATATTCCATATTATGATTTAAATAATTTAAATCAAGGAATTGTACATGTAATAGGTCCAGAACAAGGAATGACTTTACCAGGAATGACTATTGTTTGCGGTGATTCACACACTTCAACACATGGAGCATTTGGAACATTATCTTTTGGAATTGGTACTTCAGAAGTAGAACATGTTTTTGCTACACAGACTATACCCCAAAATCGTATGAAAAATATGAAAATTCATATTTATGGAAAACCAAAGTATAATATATATTCTAAAGATATAATATTAAAAATTATTCATGAATTAGGTACTTCTGGTGGTGTAGGTTATGTAGTAGAATTTACAGGACCAATTATTAAAAAAATGAGTATGGAAGGCCGTATGACGATTTGTAATATGGCTATTGAAATGGGTGCAAAATCAGGTATTATACAGCCTGATCATATTACTTATAATTATTTAAAAAATAAAAATTTTATTCCTAAAAATAGACCCTGGAAAGAATATATAAAAAAATGGAGTTATTTAAAATCAGGATCAGAATCTATTTTTGAAAAAAACTTCTCAATTAATATATCTAATTTATCTCCACAGATAACCTGGGGTACTAATCCATCTCAAGTAATTTCTATTACAGATAAAATTCCAGATTTAAATAGTTTTAATGATAAAAATTTATTAGAAGATACAAAAAGATCTTTAGAATATATGGAATTAAAACCAGGTACTAGTTTAGTAAATGTACCAGTAGATAAAGTTTTTATTGGTTCATGTACAAATTCTCGAATTGAAGATTTACGAATTGTTGCGTCAGTAGTAAAAAATAAATTTATAGCAGATAACATAGAAGCTTTAATCGTACCTGGTTCGGGTTTAGTAAAAAAACAAGCTGAAAAAGAAGGACTAGATAAGATTTTTAAAAAATCTGGATTTCAGTGGAGACATGCTGGATGTTCTATGTGTTTAGGGATGAATGAAGATCAATTAAAACCAGGAGAAAGATGTGCTTCTACAAGTAACAGGAATTTTGAAGGTAGACAAGGCGTTAATGGGAGAACTCATTTAATGAGTCCATGGTTAGCTGCACAAACAGCTTTATACGGTAAATTTGTAAACATTAATTAATGATTTCTCTTCATAAACTTTAAAGATATTTTTATATGAAACACTTTATTCAACATATTGGTTTTATGGCTCCTTTAGATGTATCAAATGTAGATACTGATATAATTATTCCTAAACAATTTTTACAAAAAGTTAGTAAAAAGGGTTTTGGTAAACATTTATTTCATAATTGGAGATTTTTAGATGAACTAGGAAAAAAAGAAAATCCTAATTTTATATTAAATAAAAAAATTTATCGAAATTCTAGTATTTTATTAACTAGAAGTAATTTCGGGTGTGGATCCTCTAGAGAACATGCTGTTTGGTCTTTATTAGATTATGGATTTAAAGTAATAATTGGACAAAGTTTTTCAGATATTTTTTTAAATAACTGTTTAAATAATAGATTATTATTAATTTCTCTTTCTAAAGAAATAATAGATAAATTATTTTTTATAATTGAAAAAAAAAGAAATGTTATTTGTATGATTAATTTATTAAAAGAAAAAATTTTTATTGATAACAACAGTATTCCGTTTTCAATTAATGTAATACAAAAACAATGTATTATGTATAATTTTGATAATATTGATTTTACTTTAAAATATGAAAAAAAAATAGATTCGTACGAAAAAAATAAATATCAATATTATTTTTTTACTAATAATTAGTAATTTTTTAATTAATATTTTTTCTAATAAAATTCTTATATTAAAGTATAAGAATTTTGTTAGTTTTTATATAAAAATTTTTTTAATTACAAAATTTTTTATTAAATATAATTTTGTTTTTTTATTTTATTTTTCTGGAGATTAATATGAACAAAAAAATTATTATTTTTGATACAACGTTACGCGACGGTGAACAAGCATTACAAGCAAGTTTAACAGTTAACGAAAAAATGCAAGTTGCTTTAGCTT
This window harbors:
- the leuB gene encoding 3-isopropylmalate dehydrogenase, translating into MKNIFNIAILPGDGIGPEVMSETYKILDVINKKFDFKIKTHEFDIGGIAFDKFGTPLPKETLDGCIKSDAILFGSVGGEKWTCLSRDKQPETGALLPLRRFFNLFMNIRPIKLNFALKQLSPLKKEIIKDGFDILCIRELIGGIYFGLPKGRNTFDKKNISAFDTEIYSTKEIERIANIAFQLSLKRRKLVFSIDKANVLESSSLWREVVTKVSKNFPEVKLIHLYVDNAAMQIIKNPNQFDVILCSNLFGDILSDECAMLTGSVGMLPSASLNKNFFGLFEPAGGSAPDLKGKNIANPIAQILSLALLCEYSLKLNYVAQFIELAVINTLKKGYRTLDISDGKNYITTKQMGDNIAQTLSEIIKS
- the leuC gene encoding 3-isopropylmalate dehydratase large subunit, with product MKTTLYQKIFNSHLVHEEKDITPIIYIDLHLIHEVTSPQAFDGLRLKNRTIRRSNQTFATMDHNVSTLSRNINLSSKMAKKQIKTLIKNCKEFNIPYYDLNNLNQGIVHVIGPEQGMTLPGMTIVCGDSHTSTHGAFGTLSFGIGTSEVEHVFATQTIPQNRMKNMKIHIYGKPKYNIYSKDIILKIIHELGTSGGVGYVVEFTGPIIKKMSMEGRMTICNMAIEMGAKSGIIQPDHITYNYLKNKNFIPKNRPWKEYIKKWSYLKSGSESIFEKNFSINISNLSPQITWGTNPSQVISITDKIPDLNSFNDKNLLEDTKRSLEYMELKPGTSLVNVPVDKVFIGSCTNSRIEDLRIVASVVKNKFIADNIEALIVPGSGLVKKQAEKEGLDKIFKKSGFQWRHAGCSMCLGMNEDQLKPGERCASTSNRNFEGRQGVNGRTHLMSPWLAAQTALYGKFVNIN
- the leuD gene encoding 3-isopropylmalate dehydratase small subunit; amino-acid sequence: MKHFIQHIGFMAPLDVSNVDTDIIIPKQFLQKVSKKGFGKHLFHNWRFLDELGKKENPNFILNKKIYRNSSILLTRSNFGCGSSREHAVWSLLDYGFKVIIGQSFSDIFLNNCLNNRLLLISLSKEIIDKLFFIIEKKRNVICMINLLKEKIFIDNNSIPFSINVIQKQCIMYNFDNIDFTLKYEKKIDSYEKNKYQYYFFTNN